In one window of Fictibacillus phosphorivorans DNA:
- a CDS encoding Rne/Rng family ribonuclease — protein MQRVVINAIGMEKRTALMENEKLVECAVHRPTKSPLTGNIYKGKVQKVLPGMQAVFVEIGTSKNGFLHKDDLPAYQQLSREEQKKVSISNLIKEGESILVQVVKEETGDKGVKLTALISFTGHLLVYFPFTPHIGISKKIKESQRTKLQEWGDSIMGDNEGLIIRTGCEEFPEVEMNQELENLRRQLEEVQKSFDSKKAPALLVQPHFFYPLLERWLNQNVEEILVDDYDTYHQVKEYAASFQNPFKVKLYNEKEPLFRKLGIETDIEKTLSPLVWLKNGSSLYFNVTEALTVIDVNTGKFTGKKDRSKTVVETNKIAAKEIMKQLRLRNIAGMIVIDFITMQSNEDKEQINKILREALKNDPNTTILHGFTKMGLFEMTRKKERPSLLETLATKYDRHMMDGYILRPETFYYEMERILKEYTYEDDEALWIEVPRHYSDWLKKNPEKLKFLENQHGISVIVSTGSSNREMTVRQSGKIDEIRSRMLKDSH, from the coding sequence ATGCAGCGTGTAGTTATCAATGCAATAGGAATGGAAAAACGAACAGCTTTAATGGAGAACGAAAAGCTGGTTGAATGTGCCGTTCATAGACCAACTAAAAGTCCGTTAACAGGAAACATCTATAAAGGAAAAGTACAAAAAGTATTACCGGGTATGCAAGCTGTGTTTGTAGAGATTGGAACAAGCAAGAACGGTTTTCTTCATAAAGACGATCTCCCAGCGTATCAACAGCTTTCTCGTGAAGAGCAAAAGAAAGTTTCCATCTCAAACCTGATTAAAGAAGGAGAATCCATCCTTGTTCAAGTTGTCAAAGAAGAGACAGGGGATAAAGGCGTTAAACTAACAGCACTCATCTCGTTTACGGGTCATCTGCTAGTTTATTTTCCGTTCACTCCTCACATTGGAATTTCAAAAAAAATTAAAGAATCTCAACGTACAAAGCTTCAAGAATGGGGAGATTCTATTATGGGTGATAACGAAGGATTGATTATTCGAACGGGTTGCGAAGAATTTCCTGAAGTAGAAATGAATCAAGAGCTCGAAAACCTGAGAAGGCAGTTAGAAGAAGTACAAAAAAGCTTTGATTCGAAAAAGGCACCAGCTCTTCTTGTACAACCTCATTTTTTCTACCCCCTTCTAGAGAGATGGCTCAATCAAAACGTGGAAGAAATTTTAGTGGATGACTATGATACTTATCATCAAGTCAAAGAGTATGCGGCTTCTTTTCAAAATCCTTTCAAAGTTAAGTTGTACAACGAAAAAGAACCCCTTTTTCGTAAATTAGGAATTGAAACAGATATAGAAAAAACTCTTTCACCACTCGTATGGTTAAAAAATGGGTCTTCTCTTTACTTTAATGTGACAGAAGCTCTAACTGTAATCGATGTGAATACCGGAAAATTTACTGGAAAAAAAGATCGCTCCAAGACTGTAGTTGAAACGAATAAGATCGCTGCAAAAGAAATCATGAAACAGCTTCGATTACGTAACATTGCTGGCATGATTGTCATTGATTTTATTACGATGCAATCGAATGAAGACAAAGAACAGATCAACAAAATTTTGCGAGAGGCATTAAAGAACGATCCTAATACCACGATTTTACACGGCTTTACGAAGATGGGTTTGTTTGAGATGACTCGAAAAAAAGAAAGACCCTCATTACTTGAGACTCTTGCAACAAAGTACGATCGCCATATGATGGATGGATATATCCTTCGTCCTGAAACCTTCTATTATGAGATGGAAAGAATATTAAAAGAATACACATACGAAGATGACGAGGCTTTATGGATTGAGGTGCCACGCCACTATTCTGATTGGCTGAAAAAGAATCCTGAAAAGCTGAAGTTTTTAGAGAATCAACATGGAATTTCTGTGATTGTATCTACTGGTTCGTCAAACCGGGAGATGACAGTGAGACAATCAGGGAAAATAGATGAAATAAGAAGCCGGATGTTAAAAGATTCACATTGA
- the mreC gene encoding rod shape-determining protein MreC produces the protein MPHFFSNKRLIILLVSIIILVALIGFSMKKRESLTLPEQFLKDSAGLTQTIFYKPANTLAGFFENLAEMKQLYKENQMLKARLDEYAKLYVQYEEAKKTNETLKAQLDKEEDLTDFKVREATVIGRSPDQWNQFIYINKGEKDGIKPKMAVISPQGFIGKVTNVSLFQSTVQLISDNDRTNRFSAIVQGEKNIFGTIEGYDAKKQALVFKKIPVDAKIKKGQKVITSGLGDVFPPNLLIGEVIDIEPDEVGLTQTAYLKPSADLYDIDHVMVLEREMPAVDESLREKEEE, from the coding sequence ATGCCACATTTTTTTTCGAATAAACGCCTTATCATTCTACTAGTTAGTATTATCATTCTAGTAGCTCTGATCGGTTTTTCGATGAAAAAAAGGGAAAGCCTAACCTTACCTGAACAGTTTTTAAAAGATTCTGCAGGACTAACACAAACGATTTTCTATAAACCCGCTAATACACTAGCGGGTTTCTTTGAGAATTTAGCTGAAATGAAACAGCTATACAAAGAGAATCAAATGTTAAAAGCTAGGTTAGATGAGTACGCAAAACTTTATGTACAGTATGAGGAAGCTAAAAAAACAAACGAAACACTTAAAGCACAATTAGACAAAGAAGAAGATCTCACTGATTTTAAAGTGAGAGAAGCTACAGTGATCGGTCGCTCCCCTGACCAATGGAATCAATTCATCTACATTAATAAAGGGGAAAAAGATGGTATCAAACCTAAGATGGCAGTCATTTCACCTCAAGGATTTATTGGAAAAGTAACCAACGTCTCCTTGTTTCAATCAACGGTTCAGTTGATCAGTGATAATGACCGTACGAATCGTTTTTCTGCCATCGTTCAAGGTGAGAAAAACATATTTGGAACGATCGAAGGTTATGATGCAAAAAAACAAGCGTTAGTGTTTAAAAAGATTCCAGTAGACGCAAAAATTAAAAAAGGCCAAAAGGTCATTACATCTGGTCTTGGAGATGTCTTTCCTCCTAACCTGCTCATCGGAGAAGTTATTGATATTGAACCAGATGAAGTGGGATTGACGCAAACTGCTTACTTAAAGCCTTCAGCCGACCTGTATGATATTGATCATGTGATGGTGCTTGAACGCGAAATGCCTGCAGTGGATGAAAGTTTAAGAGAAAAGGAGGAAGAATGA
- the rplU gene encoding 50S ribosomal protein L21: protein MYAIIQTGGKQVRVEEGQAIYVEKLDVEAGASVTFEDVLMVGGDSLKVGAPLVEGATVTATVEKHGRGEKVVVYKFKAKKNYRRKQGHRQPYTKVVIEKING from the coding sequence ATGTACGCAATTATTCAAACTGGTGGTAAGCAAGTTCGAGTTGAAGAAGGTCAAGCAATCTATGTTGAAAAACTAGATGTTGAAGCTGGAGCGTCAGTAACATTCGAGGATGTATTGATGGTAGGTGGAGATAGCTTGAAAGTAGGAGCTCCTTTAGTTGAAGGTGCTACAGTTACGGCAACAGTTGAAAAACATGGCCGTGGCGAAAAAGTGGTTGTCTACAAGTTTAAGGCGAAGAAGAACTACCGTCGTAAGCAAGGACACCGTCAACCATACACAAAAGTTGTGATTGAAAAAATTAACGGGTAA
- a CDS encoding site-2 protease family protein, with protein sequence MIKLIIEFIRKIKINPAFWVVIFGAVYTGHFREIIVWFFVVLIHEMGHFAGARLFNWRVSRIDILPFGGAAVVEEHGTRPFHEEVWVAVLGPLQHIWLTGVAYVLSQSNIISADDFSWFFLLNLTLFLFNLLPIWPLDGGKVIFALVSKWIPYREAQQKFLIGSAVFLVIGGAWQLSLQPSHLNLWVICLFLGLAHILEWRSRHYVFMRFLLNRLQQSNVNDARTIIVPPTWSLSKVTHHLVKGVTHSIVIKNLSPTTINEKQLLEAYFYNHSPECAIGKVFR encoded by the coding sequence TTGATTAAATTAATAATCGAATTCATACGAAAAATAAAGATCAATCCCGCCTTTTGGGTTGTCATTTTTGGTGCAGTCTATACAGGGCATTTTAGGGAGATCATCGTTTGGTTTTTCGTAGTTTTAATTCATGAGATGGGTCATTTTGCTGGTGCCCGTCTTTTTAATTGGAGAGTTTCAAGAATAGATATTCTCCCGTTCGGAGGAGCTGCTGTTGTTGAAGAACATGGAACTCGTCCGTTTCATGAAGAGGTGTGGGTAGCTGTTCTTGGACCGCTGCAGCACATTTGGCTTACGGGTGTCGCCTATGTTTTAAGTCAGTCTAACATCATCTCTGCCGATGATTTTTCCTGGTTCTTTCTGCTGAACCTAACGCTTTTTCTATTTAATCTTCTTCCTATTTGGCCACTTGATGGTGGGAAAGTAATATTTGCTCTTGTCTCGAAATGGATTCCATACAGAGAAGCACAACAGAAATTTTTAATAGGGTCCGCTGTTTTCTTAGTAATAGGTGGTGCATGGCAGCTTTCATTACAGCCATCGCACTTGAACCTTTGGGTAATCTGTCTTTTCTTAGGGTTGGCTCATATTCTTGAATGGCGCAGCAGACATTATGTATTCATGCGTTTTTTACTGAACAGATTACAACAATCAAACGTTAATGATGCCCGTACGATTATCGTACCTCCAACATGGTCACTTTCAAAAGTCACTCATCATTTGGTAAAAGGAGTTACGCATTCAATCGTCATTAAAAATTTAAGTCCTACGACGATCAATGAAAAGCAACTTTTAGAAGCTTATTTTTATAATCACTCTCCTGAGTGTGCAATCGGAAAAGTTTTTCGTTAG
- a CDS encoding transcription repressor NadR, producing the protein MSNEKLKGDERRSQLIAWLMSADKPLSGSILASKTNVSRQVIVQDMSLLKASGEPIMATAQGYIYLKNDSNKQYSRVIAANHPPEETTNELLTIVDYGVTVEDVTVEHPVYGDIKASLKLSTRKDVEDLIKRLRETNASLLSELTEGIHMHTLSSDSEEKLDKVCGALKEKGFLL; encoded by the coding sequence ATGAGTAACGAGAAATTAAAAGGTGATGAGAGACGTTCGCAGCTCATAGCTTGGTTAATGAGCGCTGACAAGCCACTTAGTGGTTCTATTCTCGCCTCGAAAACGAATGTTAGCAGACAGGTCATCGTACAAGACATGTCCCTTTTAAAAGCAAGCGGTGAGCCGATAATGGCAACAGCTCAAGGTTATATTTACCTAAAGAACGACTCAAACAAACAGTACTCTCGCGTGATTGCTGCCAATCATCCACCAGAAGAAACAACAAACGAACTCTTAACAATCGTAGATTACGGAGTTACAGTCGAAGATGTGACGGTTGAACACCCTGTCTATGGGGATATAAAAGCTTCACTCAAACTCTCAACTCGTAAGGATGTTGAAGATTTGATCAAACGCCTAAGAGAAACAAATGCCAGCCTTCTAAGTGAATTAACAGAAGGCATCCACATGCACACTCTTTCATCAGATTCTGAAGAGAAACTTGATAAGGTGTGTGGTGCCTTAAAGGAAAAAGGCTTCTTATTATAA
- the rpmA gene encoding 50S ribosomal protein L27, which produces MLKLNLQYFASKKGVGSTKNGRDSQSKRLGAKRADGQFVSGGSILYRQRGTKIYPGTNVGKGGDDTLFAKVDGVVRFERYGRDRKKVSVYPIAQEA; this is translated from the coding sequence ATGCTTAAATTAAACCTTCAATACTTTGCCTCTAAAAAAGGGGTAGGTAGCACAAAGAATGGTCGTGACTCACAGTCTAAGCGTCTAGGCGCTAAGCGTGCTGATGGACAATTCGTTTCTGGTGGTTCAATTCTTTACCGTCAACGTGGTACTAAGATCTATCCTGGTACAAACGTAGGTAAAGGCGGAGATGACACACTATTTGCTAAGGTAGACGGAGTTGTACGTTTCGAACGTTATGGCCGTGACCGCAAAAAGGTAAGTGTTTACCCAATCGCGCAAGAAGCGTAA
- the minD gene encoding septum site-determining protein MinD yields the protein MGEAIVITSGKGGVGKTTTSANLGTALALSGKKVCLVDTDIGLRNLDVLMGLENRIIYDLVDVAEERCKLKQALIKDKRFECLYLLPAAQTKDKSSITPEQVKKIVQELKQDYDYVIIDCPAGIEQGFKNAIAGADKSIVVTNPETASMRDADRIIGLLEQEDMEPPKLIVNRLRNHLAKNGDMLDVDEIVSVLSIELLGVVIDDENVIKAANKGEPVALQPDSKASIAYRNIARRILGESVPLLSLEEDKGFFGKIKTLLGMK from the coding sequence ATGGGAGAAGCGATAGTCATAACGTCTGGGAAAGGTGGAGTCGGTAAAACGACGACTTCTGCCAATTTAGGTACTGCTCTAGCTCTTTCTGGAAAAAAAGTATGTCTTGTAGATACGGATATCGGGTTGAGAAACTTAGATGTACTGATGGGACTTGAGAATCGTATCATCTATGATCTTGTTGATGTTGCAGAAGAACGCTGCAAGCTTAAACAAGCTTTAATAAAAGATAAGCGCTTTGAGTGTTTGTACCTGCTCCCAGCAGCTCAAACAAAAGATAAATCTTCCATTACCCCTGAACAAGTGAAAAAGATCGTTCAGGAATTAAAACAAGATTATGATTATGTCATTATTGACTGTCCTGCGGGTATTGAGCAAGGCTTTAAAAATGCTATTGCTGGTGCCGATAAATCAATCGTTGTAACGAACCCCGAAACTGCTTCTATGCGTGACGCTGACCGCATTATCGGGCTCTTAGAACAAGAGGATATGGAACCACCTAAACTTATTGTGAATCGTCTGCGTAATCATCTTGCCAAGAACGGTGATATGTTAGATGTGGATGAGATCGTTTCCGTTCTTTCTATTGAACTCCTTGGAGTCGTGATAGACGATGAGAACGTGATTAAAGCTGCGAACAAAGGTGAACCTGTCGCGTTACAGCCTGATTCGAAGGCTTCAATTGCTTATCGAAATATCGCAAGAAGAATATTAGGTGAGTCTGTTCCGCTTCTATCTTTAGAAGAAGACAAAGGTTTCTTTGGGAAGATCAAAACATTATTAGGTATGAAATAA
- the obgE gene encoding GTPase ObgE: MFVDQVKIYLKAGDGGNGMVAFRREKYVPDGGPAGGDGGKGANVIFEVEEGLRTLMDFRYNRHFKAPRGEHGMSKGMHGKKANDMIVKVPPGTVVTDANTGETIADLVHHQQQAIVAKGGRGGRGNTRFATPANPAPEIAENGEPGEEREVTLELKVLADVGLVGFPSVGKSTFLSIVSAAKPKIAEYHFTTITPNLGVVAVEDGRSFVMADLPGLIEGAHEGIGLGHQFLRHIERTRVILHVIDMSGMEGRDPYDDFVKINDELNQYNMRLMERPQIVLANKMDIPGAEENLEIFKEKVGEDVKVFPISAISRQGIREVLFTTADTLEVTPEFPLIHDDGGEQQRVLYKHEKEDAGFYITRDPAGIFVINGPKIEKLFKMTDFSREEATKRFARQMRTLGVDQALRDRGAEHGDVVRILKYEFEFID; encoded by the coding sequence ATGTTTGTCGATCAGGTCAAGATTTATTTAAAAGCAGGTGACGGCGGAAACGGTATGGTTGCATTTCGCCGTGAAAAATACGTTCCAGACGGTGGTCCTGCAGGTGGTGACGGAGGAAAAGGAGCAAACGTAATTTTTGAAGTAGAAGAAGGATTACGTACGCTAATGGATTTTCGTTACAACCGTCATTTTAAAGCCCCTCGAGGTGAACATGGTATGTCTAAGGGCATGCATGGAAAAAAAGCGAACGATATGATTGTTAAAGTTCCTCCGGGCACTGTCGTGACAGATGCTAACACAGGAGAGACGATTGCTGACCTTGTGCATCATCAGCAACAAGCGATCGTCGCTAAAGGCGGTAGAGGCGGCCGTGGAAACACTCGTTTTGCTACTCCTGCAAATCCGGCTCCAGAAATTGCTGAGAACGGTGAACCAGGTGAAGAACGAGAAGTAACATTAGAATTAAAAGTCTTAGCTGACGTAGGATTAGTAGGGTTCCCAAGCGTTGGGAAATCAACTTTCTTATCCATTGTTTCAGCTGCAAAGCCGAAAATTGCCGAGTACCATTTTACAACGATCACTCCTAACTTAGGAGTTGTTGCTGTTGAAGATGGAAGAAGCTTTGTAATGGCTGACCTTCCAGGTTTGATTGAAGGTGCTCACGAAGGTATTGGACTTGGTCATCAATTCTTAAGACATATTGAACGAACACGTGTTATTCTACATGTTATCGACATGTCTGGAATGGAAGGGCGAGATCCTTATGATGATTTCGTGAAAATTAACGATGAACTTAATCAGTACAACATGCGATTGATGGAACGTCCACAGATAGTTCTAGCAAACAAAATGGACATTCCAGGTGCTGAAGAAAACCTTGAGATCTTTAAAGAAAAAGTGGGAGAAGACGTTAAAGTATTCCCGATTTCTGCGATTTCACGTCAAGGTATCAGAGAAGTACTTTTCACAACAGCAGATACTCTTGAGGTAACACCTGAGTTCCCACTGATTCATGATGATGGTGGGGAACAGCAAAGAGTTCTATACAAGCATGAAAAAGAAGATGCTGGTTTCTATATTACTCGTGACCCTGCAGGTATTTTTGTTATTAATGGTCCGAAGATTGAAAAGCTGTTCAAGATGACAGACTTTTCTCGAGAAGAGGCAACAAAGCGTTTTGCAAGACAGATGCGTACTCTTGGTGTAGACCAAGCTTTACGTGATCGTGGAGCAGAGCATGGCGATGTTGTTCGAATCCTCAAATATGAGTTTGAATTTATCGATTAA
- the minC gene encoding septum site-determining protein MinC, translated as MVQKLQHNVTIKGTKDGLVLLLDDKCSFDLLVEELNDKLTAGSSQMLNGPVISVKVKAGNRYLTAEQEEKLIEVLKQKENLILDHIESEVITKAEAEEMRKDAQVVTVSKVVRSGQVLDVQGDLLLIGDVNPGATVMATGNIYILGSLKGIAHCGTKGNEEAIIAASVMKPSQLRIAHHINRAPDSYPELGNEMEFAYISNEEKQIRIDRISAVHRLRPKLNSLL; from the coding sequence ATGGTACAAAAACTCCAGCACAACGTAACAATTAAAGGAACAAAAGACGGCCTCGTTTTATTGTTGGATGATAAGTGTTCCTTCGATTTATTAGTCGAGGAACTTAATGATAAATTAACCGCCGGAAGCAGCCAAATGTTAAACGGACCTGTGATTTCCGTTAAAGTAAAAGCAGGGAATCGTTATTTGACAGCTGAACAAGAAGAGAAATTAATAGAAGTTCTTAAACAAAAAGAAAATCTTATCCTAGATCACATTGAGTCAGAGGTTATCACAAAAGCTGAAGCCGAAGAGATGAGAAAAGATGCTCAAGTAGTAACCGTTTCAAAAGTCGTCAGATCAGGTCAGGTGCTTGATGTTCAAGGAGACCTGCTTCTGATCGGCGATGTAAATCCTGGAGCAACAGTTATGGCGACAGGAAATATTTATATTCTTGGTTCGCTAAAAGGCATCGCTCACTGCGGAACGAAAGGGAACGAAGAAGCAATCATTGCAGCATCCGTAATGAAGCCTTCTCAACTCAGGATTGCTCACCATATTAATAGAGCACCAGACTCTTATCCCGAACTAGGAAATGAGATGGAATTTGCTTACATATCCAATGAAGAAAAACAGATTCGTATTGATCGAATCAGTGCTGTTCATCGACTAAGACCGAAACTGAACAGTTTGCTATAG
- a CDS encoding M23 family metallopeptidase, which produces MKNRADEIRKKYGNISKNGSSKESNSSVTSSRDEPEKSHPLFNRHAMLMQIMFSIILFLIVGIAFKNNNDHTVQAQKFIKHVYQDEFQFAAAKDWYEDKFGKPLALFPKDKLQKEKKTEEVSEVFAVPVDGKVYETFSTNGKGIVIETGKEEDVETAKSGYIVYAGKKEDHGYTVIIQHSDEQESWYGDLKEIDKSIKLYNYVESGTRLGKVSQSKDGKSGKFYFAIKKDKSFIDPSKVIDID; this is translated from the coding sequence ATGAAAAATAGAGCAGATGAAATCCGAAAAAAGTACGGTAATATTTCTAAGAACGGCAGTTCGAAAGAAAGTAATAGCTCGGTTACCTCATCGAGGGACGAACCGGAGAAATCTCATCCTCTATTCAACCGTCATGCTATGTTAATGCAGATCATGTTTTCTATTATCTTATTCTTAATCGTAGGGATCGCATTTAAGAATAATAATGACCATACTGTACAAGCACAAAAATTTATCAAACACGTCTATCAAGATGAGTTTCAGTTTGCCGCAGCAAAAGATTGGTATGAAGATAAATTTGGAAAACCACTAGCCTTGTTTCCAAAGGATAAGTTACAGAAAGAAAAGAAAACAGAAGAAGTCAGTGAAGTATTTGCTGTTCCCGTAGATGGTAAAGTGTACGAGACGTTCAGTACGAACGGCAAAGGGATCGTGATTGAAACGGGTAAAGAAGAAGATGTGGAAACAGCGAAAAGTGGTTATATCGTTTATGCTGGAAAGAAGGAAGACCACGGATATACGGTAATCATTCAACATTCAGATGAACAAGAATCGTGGTATGGAGATCTTAAAGAAATCGATAAGTCCATTAAACTATACAATTACGTGGAAAGCGGGACACGATTAGGAAAAGTATCACAGAGCAAGGATGGGAAGTCGGGTAAATTCTACTTTGCGATAAAAAAAGACAAGAGCTTTATTGATCCTAGTAAGGTGATCGATATTGATTAA
- a CDS encoding Spo0B domain-containing protein encodes MSNKWTTVDLLRHARHDWLNQLQLIKANLSLGRTERAKEIMNEVIELSREESRISNLKTPNLSEYLLTYNWLKHPVKLYGKVNGESGDFSLFEEELLHTTKEVCDVLNNSISGYDEYSLTVTFDPAALRVCYAFQGALTDEKDTYEVLRNIFSTHKSMLLIESYNQENKCYFDIQLTS; translated from the coding sequence ATGTCAAACAAATGGACAACTGTCGATCTTTTGCGCCACGCCAGGCATGACTGGCTAAACCAGCTACAGCTTATTAAAGCAAACCTATCACTTGGCCGCACAGAGCGGGCAAAAGAGATTATGAATGAAGTAATTGAACTATCACGGGAAGAATCAAGAATCTCTAACCTGAAAACCCCGAATTTATCGGAGTACTTATTAACATATAATTGGTTGAAGCATCCGGTGAAATTGTATGGAAAAGTAAATGGTGAAAGCGGGGATTTTAGCTTATTTGAAGAGGAATTATTACATACGACGAAAGAAGTATGCGATGTGTTGAACAATTCCATTTCGGGTTATGATGAATACTCACTTACTGTTACTTTTGATCCTGCAGCTCTTCGAGTCTGTTATGCTTTTCAAGGAGCACTTACAGATGAGAAGGATACGTATGAAGTATTGAGAAATATTTTTTCAACACATAAAAGCATGTTACTCATCGAAAGCTATAATCAGGAAAATAAGTGTTATTTTGATATTCAGTTAACTTCCTAA
- a CDS encoding ribosomal-processing cysteine protease Prp, whose translation MILVSIYRNKDQDILSFTMEGHADYAPHGQDLVCAAATAVSFGTINAIEKLCGYEPEVTTHEDGGLLTLSVPSNLDDSIHQKTQWLLEGMIVSLASIEEGYSEYIKLTEHEGGATNA comes from the coding sequence ATGATTCTAGTTTCTATATACAGGAACAAAGATCAAGACATACTTTCGTTTACGATGGAAGGACATGCTGATTATGCTCCACATGGCCAAGATTTGGTTTGTGCAGCAGCTACAGCGGTGTCGTTCGGTACGATCAATGCGATAGAAAAACTTTGCGGCTATGAGCCAGAAGTAACTACTCATGAAGATGGTGGTCTTCTAACGCTAAGTGTACCGAGTAATCTTGATGATTCTATACATCAGAAAACACAGTGGCTTTTGGAAGGCATGATTGTATCTCTTGCTTCGATTGAAGAAGGATACAGCGAGTATATAAAATTGACTGAACATGAAGGAGGTGCAACGAATGCTTAA
- the mreD gene encoding rod shape-determining protein MreD: MMKKIFLPFLIYLAFISESSLVQAFLPQDNSMDWQLVPRFSMVLILFVAIYVNTTYGLLYGLAFGLLTDLLYTDIIGVYLFSMAATAYITSIFSRYLFGNLIVTLLLSVVGVSILEFFVYGLNSLIGISTQMLDVFLYKRLLPTLILNGFFAILIYYPFVKQLNQIKDTLKEN; encoded by the coding sequence ATGATGAAAAAAATCTTTCTTCCTTTTCTTATCTATTTAGCTTTTATAAGTGAAAGTTCTTTAGTACAAGCTTTCTTGCCTCAGGATAATAGTATGGATTGGCAACTGGTCCCTCGTTTTTCAATGGTATTAATCTTGTTTGTTGCCATTTATGTAAACACGACTTACGGACTTTTGTATGGGCTGGCTTTTGGTTTGCTCACGGATCTTCTGTATACAGACATCATTGGTGTTTATTTATTTTCAATGGCTGCTACGGCATACATTACATCAATTTTTTCAAGATATTTATTTGGGAACTTGATCGTAACTTTGCTTCTTTCCGTAGTAGGGGTTTCCATTTTAGAGTTTTTTGTATACGGTTTGAACAGTCTTATAGGGATCAGTACTCAGATGCTAGATGTATTCCTGTATAAAAGATTGTTGCCTACCCTCATCTTAAACGGTTTCTTTGCGATACTCATTTATTATCCGTTTGTAAAGCAGTTGAACCAAATAAAGGATACTCTAAAAGAAAACTAA
- a CDS encoding ACT domain-containing protein, whose product MKNDQQYYMVREDVLSESMQKALEAKSLLERGKVKTVAEAAEKVGLSRSAFYKYRDGIFPFHTMVKEKIITLSLHLEDRSGALSSLLTVVASQGCNVLTINQTIPLQGRAHITLTIETNMLQGDMKDLLSTLNRMETVERVEVVGTGA is encoded by the coding sequence ATGAAAAATGATCAGCAATACTATATGGTAAGAGAAGATGTTTTGTCAGAATCTATGCAAAAAGCGTTGGAAGCAAAATCTCTCTTAGAACGAGGAAAAGTAAAAACAGTAGCGGAAGCTGCAGAAAAAGTGGGTTTGAGCAGAAGTGCATTTTATAAATACCGCGATGGAATCTTTCCGTTTCATACGATGGTAAAAGAAAAGATCATTACACTTTCGCTCCACCTTGAAGACAGATCCGGTGCCCTTTCAAGCTTGTTAACAGTAGTAGCTTCGCAAGGATGTAACGTATTAACGATTAATCAGACGATTCCCTTGCAAGGGCGTGCTCATATAACATTGACGATTGAAACGAACATGCTTCAAGGAGATATGAAGGACTTGTTGAGCACTTTGAACCGGATGGAAACAGTAGAACGAGTTGAAGTAGTAGGAACTGGCGCATGA